Proteins from one Deinococcus sp. AB2017081 genomic window:
- a CDS encoding DinB family protein — protein sequence MTAPTATTSPSVLTLQGLLTHWQGHRGLTRRVILAFPEDQLFTFSIGGMRSFGELAWEAYGVSAYNHQGLTTDDWSWNPPQGELPRDRAALLAAWDALTPQLDAALPAAEPTYLTTPQTMAWGTMSPLVSVQYAIDNEIHHRGQGYVYLRALGIEPPAFYER from the coding sequence ATGACTGCACCGACCGCCACGACCAGCCCGTCCGTCCTGACCCTGCAGGGACTGCTCACGCACTGGCAGGGCCACCGGGGCCTGACCCGCCGCGTCATCCTGGCCTTTCCCGAGGATCAGCTGTTCACGTTCAGCATCGGGGGCATGCGGTCGTTCGGGGAGCTGGCGTGGGAAGCCTACGGCGTCAGTGCGTACAACCACCAGGGCCTGACCACCGACGACTGGAGCTGGAACCCGCCGCAGGGAGAGCTGCCCCGAGACCGCGCCGCGCTGCTGGCCGCGTGGGACGCCCTGACCCCGCAGCTGGACGCCGCGCTGCCCGCCGCCGAGCCCACGTACCTGACCACCCCGCAGACGATGGCGTGGGGCACCATGTCCCCGCTGGTCAGCGTGCAGTACGCCATCGACAACGAGATCCACCACCGGGGGCAGGGCTACGTGTACCTGCGGGCACTGGGGATCGAGCCCCCCGCGTTCTACGAGCGGTGA
- a CDS encoding DinB family protein, whose amino-acid sequence MATVSLPPAVLAAHWLGHRHVTRRVIDAFPPEQLFTYRPVDTLRSFGEMAWELVGQTGYTLDGLLDGQWGAPTWNPLPGTEKPGLLSAWDAQTARIESGLPGVRADAFGRTLELAWGEMLTFTAVIGAIDNEIHHRGQGMIYLRELGLTPPEFWERA is encoded by the coding sequence GTGGCGACCGTATCTCTTCCCCCGGCGGTACTTGCGGCCCACTGGCTCGGGCACCGCCACGTGACCCGGCGCGTGATCGACGCCTTCCCGCCGGAGCAGCTGTTCACGTACCGGCCCGTCGACACGCTGCGTTCCTTCGGAGAGATGGCGTGGGAGCTGGTCGGACAGACGGGCTACACGCTGGACGGCCTGCTGGACGGCCAGTGGGGCGCACCGACGTGGAACCCGCTGCCCGGCACCGAGAAGCCCGGGCTGCTCTCGGCGTGGGACGCCCAGACCGCGCGCATCGAGTCCGGGCTCCCTGGCGTGCGTGCCGACGCCTTCGGGCGGACGCTGGAGCTGGCGTGGGGCGAGATGCTGACCTTCACGGCCGTGATCGGGGCCATCGACAACGAGATCCACCACCGGGGGCAGGGCATGATCTACCTGCGCGAGCTGGGGCTCACGCCGCCGGAGTTCTGGGAGCGGGCATGA
- a CDS encoding DUF1905 domain-containing protein has translation MTSTLSFRGALWYWRGPAPHYFVRVPDDHCAALRAAARLVTYGWGMIPVTVGIGGVEYDTSLFPKDGGYLVPIRTDARTAQALDEDQDVTVRVTLRAGRAGRGLRHVPDDAPEVSP, from the coding sequence ATGACGTCCACCCTGAGCTTCCGGGGAGCGCTGTGGTACTGGCGCGGCCCGGCTCCGCACTACTTCGTGCGCGTGCCCGACGACCACTGCGCCGCGCTGCGCGCTGCGGCGCGGCTGGTCACCTACGGCTGGGGCATGATCCCGGTCACGGTGGGGATCGGCGGCGTGGAGTACGACACCTCGCTGTTTCCCAAGGACGGCGGCTACCTCGTGCCGATCCGCACCGACGCCCGCACCGCGCAGGCGCTGGACGAGGATCAGGACGTCACCGTGCGCGTGACCCTGCGCGCCGGACGGGCCGGGCGCGGCCTGCGGCACGTCCCGGACGACGCCCCGGAGGTCAGTCCATGA
- a CDS encoding DUF3224 domain-containing protein translates to MTLPATGTFQIRMTPHATDGAASPQIGRMHFDKDWSGDLQGHSHGEMLSVGDPASGTASYVALEVFAGTLYSQHGSFAFRQSGDLHAGQTSLTYEVVPHSGSGGLSGLSGTLTLERVDGVHHYMLTWAQDG, encoded by the coding sequence ATGACGCTCCCCGCCACCGGCACCTTCCAGATCCGCATGACGCCCCACGCGACGGATGGCGCGGCCAGCCCCCAGATCGGCAGGATGCACTTCGACAAGGACTGGAGCGGCGACCTCCAGGGCCACAGCCACGGCGAGATGCTCTCGGTGGGCGATCCGGCCAGCGGCACCGCGTCGTACGTGGCCCTGGAGGTCTTTGCCGGCACCCTATACAGCCAGCACGGTTCCTTCGCGTTCCGGCAGTCCGGCGACCTGCACGCCGGGCAGACCTCGCTGACCTACGAGGTCGTGCCGCACTCGGGCAGCGGCGGGCTGAGCGGGCTGAGCGGCACCCTGACGCTGGAGCGGGTCGACGGCGTCCACCACTACATGCTGACCTGGGCACAGGACGGCTGA
- a CDS encoding DinB family protein codes for MNPLETYDYLTRARRDLWATLEAAPDEVLRRPLLHGKRFDSILDLVLHTAEVEDGWIHGDFQGLPMVQDRHPDVRDRPDGPDTGLSLATIQAYWQDVEADTRAYLSALTDSDLTRVVTLEDWPEGHRQFRLDGLVWHVLLHEVRHTAQIAALLRTQGVKPPQLDLLFYLPSEETGRSSEGFINPRPAPQETP; via the coding sequence ATGAACCCACTGGAGACCTACGACTACCTGACCCGTGCCCGCCGCGACCTGTGGGCCACGCTGGAGGCCGCCCCGGACGAGGTGCTGCGCCGTCCGCTGCTGCACGGCAAACGCTTCGACTCGATCCTCGACCTCGTGCTGCACACCGCCGAGGTGGAGGACGGCTGGATCCACGGGGACTTCCAGGGCCTGCCGATGGTGCAGGATCGGCACCCGGATGTGCGTGACCGCCCGGACGGCCCCGACACCGGCCTGTCCCTGGCCACCATCCAGGCGTACTGGCAGGATGTGGAGGCCGACACGCGGGCGTATCTGAGCGCCCTGACGGACAGCGACCTGACGCGGGTGGTGACGCTGGAGGACTGGCCCGAGGGGCACCGGCAGTTCCGGCTGGACGGCCTGGTGTGGCACGTCCTGCTGCACGAGGTGCGGCACACCGCCCAGATCGCCGCGCTGCTGCGCACGCAGGGCGTGAAGCCCCCTCAGCTCGATCTGCTGTTCTACCTGCCGTCCGAGGAGACCGGCCGCAGCTCGGAGGGCTTCATCAATCCCCGGCCGGCGCCGCAGGAGACCCCGTGA
- a CDS encoding DinB family protein → MTDPALLFEAFRRNARVNALLLDDLSDEDLARSDGQGGMTVAQMLSHMGASRGGWVQEMSPEYAASTLALTGGQSPWSWHTADLGTIRAMLAAGDEAAVHAVQAHLDSGEPFADPHGVGTFPTHPALFLLYMIVHDANHRGQIVALLRQGGVPAERLDRLEDQWNLWRT, encoded by the coding sequence GTGACCGACCCCGCCCTGCTGTTCGAGGCCTTCCGGCGCAATGCCCGCGTGAACGCCCTGCTGCTCGACGACCTCTCCGACGAGGATCTGGCCCGTTCGGACGGCCAGGGGGGCATGACCGTGGCGCAGATGCTGTCGCACATGGGCGCGTCGCGCGGGGGCTGGGTGCAGGAGATGTCGCCCGAGTATGCGGCCTCGACCCTGGCCCTGACCGGCGGGCAGTCGCCCTGGAGCTGGCACACGGCTGACCTGGGCACCATCCGGGCGATGCTCGCGGCGGGCGACGAGGCGGCCGTCCACGCCGTTCAGGCCCACCTGGACAGCGGGGAGCCCTTTGCCGACCCGCACGGCGTGGGCACCTTTCCCACCCACCCCGCCCTGTTCCTGCTGTATATGATCGTCCACGACGCCAACCACCGGGGTCAGATCGTCGCCCTGCTGCGGCAGGGGGGTGTCCCTGCGGAGCGGCTCGATCGCCTCGAAGACCAGTGGAACCTCTGGCGCACGTGA
- a CDS encoding DinB family protein, with protein MTDLTLLLDSFRRNARVNAAVLAAVKPDEYDLTDGKGGQSVAQILRHMAGFRVGWLWNISREHAMPLLDPTQQDADGDPMWRWQGKAPDELADAFTEGDAAAVAAVQSALEEGRTFPDPWGEGTYQSNPAHFLQHTIVHDSHHRGQIMTLLREGGRTREEMDALDEHWAIWRE; from the coding sequence ATGACCGATCTGACCCTGCTGCTCGACTCGTTCCGCCGCAACGCCCGCGTGAACGCCGCCGTCCTGGCCGCCGTGAAGCCCGATGAATATGACCTCACGGACGGGAAGGGCGGCCAGAGTGTCGCCCAGATCCTGCGGCACATGGCGGGCTTCCGCGTGGGCTGGCTGTGGAACATCTCGCGCGAGCACGCCATGCCCCTCCTTGACCCCACCCAGCAGGACGCCGACGGCGACCCCATGTGGCGCTGGCAGGGCAAGGCCCCGGACGAACTCGCGGACGCCTTCACCGAGGGCGACGCCGCCGCCGTGGCCGCCGTGCAGAGCGCCCTGGAGGAGGGCCGCACCTTCCCAGACCCGTGGGGCGAGGGGACGTACCAGTCGAACCCCGCGCATTTCCTCCAGCACACCATCGTCCACGACAGCCACCACCGGGGGCAGATCATGACCCTCCTGCGGGAGGGCGGCCGCACCAGGGAGGAGATGGACGCCCTGGACGAGCACTGGGCCATCTGGCGCGAGTAG
- a CDS encoding ACT domain-containing protein: MTPRLTLSLLPLKLAVVQLPADAPLPPLGGAFFSVTRTPDELSLVCEDAHVPTGARAERGWIALKLSGPFAFTQTGILAAVLNPLRDAQVGIFAVSTFDTDFVLVKHERRHAALEALKGAGHTILDDGVLDAAEQE, encoded by the coding sequence ATGACGCCCCGACTGACCCTGTCGCTGCTGCCGCTGAAGCTCGCCGTGGTGCAGCTCCCGGCCGACGCGCCCCTCCCACCCCTGGGCGGGGCCTTCTTCTCGGTGACCCGCACCCCGGACGAACTGTCGCTGGTGTGCGAGGACGCCCACGTGCCGACCGGCGCCCGAGCCGAACGCGGCTGGATCGCCCTGAAACTGAGCGGCCCCTTCGCGTTCACGCAGACCGGCATCCTGGCCGCCGTGCTCAATCCCCTGCGGGACGCGCAGGTGGGCATCTTCGCGGTCAGCACCTTCGATACGGACTTCGTGCTGGTCAAGCACGAGCGGCGGCACGCGGCCCTGGAGGCGTTAAAGGGCGCGGGTCACACGATTCTGGACGACGGCGTGCTGGACGCGGCGGAGCAGGAATGA
- a CDS encoding histidine phosphatase family protein → MTLVLARHGESAGNIEQVFRGPASQSDGLTDQGEAQARALGLHLATLALPAPRVYASAYRRAQATAQAIADALGTGVTVLDGVQEVDCGEWVGRAYTDMHTHRGEVLGADGAPDFPGGESAAGVAARFRAALEPLLGGDHTPIVVSHGFALQALLIDLLPGDGAAAWADGRYAHGNAAYTVLNREDDVWTVELLAREV, encoded by the coding sequence ATGACGCTGGTGCTGGCGCGGCACGGCGAATCGGCCGGCAATATCGAGCAGGTCTTCCGGGGGCCAGCGAGCCAGTCGGACGGCCTGACGGATCAGGGCGAGGCGCAGGCCAGGGCACTCGGGCTCCACCTGGCGACCCTGGCGCTGCCCGCCCCGCGCGTGTACGCCAGCGCGTACCGCCGCGCCCAGGCGACCGCGCAGGCCATCGCCGATGCTCTGGGCACTGGCGTGACCGTACTGGACGGCGTGCAGGAGGTCGACTGCGGCGAGTGGGTGGGCCGCGCGTATACCGACATGCACACGCACCGGGGCGAGGTGCTCGGCGCGGACGGCGCCCCCGACTTTCCCGGCGGGGAATCGGCGGCGGGGGTGGCGGCCCGCTTCCGCGCGGCGCTGGAACCGCTGCTGGGCGGCGACCACACACCTATCGTCGTGTCGCACGGCTTTGCCCTCCAGGCGCTGCTGATCGACCTGCTGCCCGGAGACGGCGCGGCGGCGTGGGCCGACGGCCGCTACGCGCACGGCAACGCGGCGTATACCGTCCTGAACCGGGAAGACGACGTGTGGACGGTCGAACTGCTGGCCCGGGAGGTCTGA
- a CDS encoding S4 domain-containing protein, with protein sequence MKQKLSTLVAQARGGRVIRTPFVEADEIDRRLLNDDEVRHRIAGGFPDARRVILTLHPAHIPEVDAGVTVYRVVPEDAAPEWDVQDFLVQLRRLELSEEQLGDVREERGAFLIAATGKAAQTLEALTDLGGRHVDVEEVGESAGRGSKVREVVVPSMRVDVVGAKGFGVSRAYFQQGIDGGKVRLNGSPARASSEIREGDSLSADGLGRIDFRRVVNETRRGNFKVELDVHK encoded by the coding sequence ATGAAGCAGAAGCTCTCCACCCTCGTGGCGCAGGCGCGTGGCGGCCGGGTGATCCGCACGCCCTTCGTCGAGGCCGACGAGATCGACCGCCGCCTCCTGAACGACGACGAGGTGCGCCACCGGATCGCCGGCGGCTTTCCCGACGCCCGCCGCGTGATCCTGACCCTGCACCCCGCCCACATCCCCGAGGTCGATGCCGGCGTCACCGTGTACCGCGTGGTGCCCGAGGACGCCGCGCCCGAATGGGACGTGCAGGACTTCCTGGTGCAGCTGCGGCGTCTGGAACTCAGTGAGGAGCAGCTCGGCGACGTGCGCGAGGAACGCGGGGCCTTCCTGATCGCCGCGACCGGCAAGGCGGCCCAGACGCTGGAGGCCCTGACCGACCTCGGCGGCCGGCACGTGGACGTCGAGGAGGTCGGCGAGAGCGCCGGCAGGGGCAGCAAGGTGCGCGAGGTCGTCGTGCCGTCCATGCGCGTCGACGTGGTGGGAGCCAAGGGCTTTGGCGTCAGCCGGGCGTACTTCCAGCAGGGGATCGACGGCGGCAAGGTGCGCCTGAACGGCAGCCCGGCGCGGGCCAGCAGCGAGATCCGCGAGGGCGACAGCCTGTCGGCCGACGGTCTGGGCCGCATCGACTTCCGGCGCGTCGTGAACGAGACGCGGCGCGGGAATTTCAAGGTCGAACTCGACGTCCACAAATGA
- the zapE gene encoding cell division protein ZapE, whose translation MIDLSARHPPPDPQGLLAGLAPSARFRHVRFGTYRPNPEYPSQDAARASLQAFLKGAQVRPGGFRLFRRAKPEGRGLYLDGGFGVGKTHLLASTYFEADGERALMSFQDLMYLIGALGMTGAVQAFRGHDLLLIDEFELDDPGNTHMANTFLSQLMPAGTSVVATSNTEPGALGQGRFNAGDFQRQIQGIADRFDTHRIDGPDYRQRGTTPAEVLTPEAFAAWQARQDDRTLAVLTHRDLNRHLLAVHPSRFAQLLDGVQAVGVTDLVAMPDQNVALRFVHFIDKLYDLGLHAAFSGAPLGKLFSETYRHGAYAKKYSRCLSRVSEMLREAGG comes from the coding sequence GTGATCGACCTCAGTGCCCGTCACCCTCCACCGGATCCCCAGGGACTCCTGGCCGGACTTGCGCCCAGCGCCCGCTTCCGGCACGTCCGGTTCGGCACGTACCGTCCCAATCCCGAGTACCCCAGTCAGGACGCTGCCCGCGCCAGCCTCCAGGCCTTCCTGAAGGGGGCCCAGGTCAGGCCCGGCGGCTTCCGCCTGTTCCGCCGCGCCAAGCCTGAGGGACGCGGCCTGTATCTCGATGGGGGCTTCGGCGTCGGCAAGACCCACCTGCTCGCCAGCACCTATTTCGAGGCCGACGGCGAGCGGGCGCTGATGAGCTTCCAGGATCTGATGTACCTGATCGGGGCGCTCGGCATGACCGGGGCCGTCCAGGCCTTCCGGGGCCACGACCTGCTCCTGATCGACGAATTCGAACTCGACGATCCCGGCAACACGCACATGGCGAACACCTTCCTGTCGCAGCTCATGCCCGCCGGCACCAGCGTTGTCGCCACCAGCAACACCGAGCCCGGGGCGCTGGGCCAGGGCCGATTCAATGCCGGCGACTTCCAGCGGCAGATCCAGGGCATCGCCGACCGCTTCGACACCCACCGCATCGACGGCCCCGACTACCGTCAGCGCGGCACCACGCCGGCCGAGGTGCTGACCCCGGAAGCGTTTGCCGCGTGGCAGGCCCGGCAGGACGACCGTACCCTGGCCGTCCTCACGCACCGCGACCTGAACCGGCACCTGCTCGCCGTGCATCCCAGCCGCTTCGCGCAGCTGCTGGACGGGGTGCAGGCCGTCGGTGTCACCGATCTGGTGGCCATGCCCGACCAGAACGTCGCCCTGAGATTCGTCCACTTCATCGACAAGCTGTACGACCTGGGGCTGCACGCGGCGTTCAGCGGCGCCCCGCTGGGGAAGCTGTTCAGCGAGACGTACCGACATGGGGCGTATGCGAAGAAGTACAGCCGGTGTCTGTCTCGGGTGTCGGAGATGCTGCGGGAGGCTGGGGGGTAG
- the dnaG gene encoding DNA primase, producing MGTKEDVRARLNIADVVGEHVRLSPAGKGRMKGLCPFHNEKSPSFQVDTEQGYFYCFGCKAGGDVFSFVQRTENLSFGDALRKLADRAGIQVEAKYGERSSRDLYDVNAFALAYFREHLPGPALDYLRRRGLTDATIDAFELGYAPDGWDGLLKHARVKGITEKQLLDAGLLTENPENGRVYDRFRGRVMFPIRDHLGRLVGFGGRVLDDSKPKYLNTPETEAFRKGELLYGLEKARTTLKDANAELIVVEGYMDVITMHQHGFTGAVASLGTALTAEHALLLERLGARHVTLLFDQDEAGLKATLSGLDQVVGSKFRVRATSVPSGKDPADALLAGDDQALRDALSGGLDEVHYRVQAAIEKHGTGTTEGKRRILMELLPRMQNLDPLDDIAEGVRTAACETLGIKPEALLEWIGSKAKRRQLTDTHLAGMSTGRGEEDREMALLRQLLVDPTLHAKLDGTMPWRNESVRKVMLALQGAHGSDDILDLFRGQPEEQLLIRLMFEGRDSGTISRQGTEQFDQKRGAYAATAVDDIQVSMSIDSMRAEVNLLKGQLGTVPPAEQLGMLKQIQELQRAIEAEKRGRRGIA from the coding sequence ATGGGAACCAAGGAGGACGTCCGGGCGCGGCTGAACATCGCGGACGTCGTGGGAGAACACGTGCGCCTCTCCCCTGCCGGGAAGGGCCGCATGAAGGGCCTGTGCCCCTTCCACAACGAGAAGAGCCCCAGCTTCCAGGTCGATACCGAGCAGGGCTACTTCTACTGCTTCGGGTGCAAGGCCGGCGGCGACGTGTTCAGCTTCGTGCAGCGCACCGAGAACCTGAGCTTCGGCGACGCCCTGCGCAAGCTGGCCGACCGCGCCGGGATTCAGGTCGAGGCCAAGTACGGCGAGCGCAGCAGCCGCGACCTGTACGACGTCAACGCCTTCGCGCTGGCCTATTTCCGCGAGCATCTGCCCGGCCCCGCCCTGGACTACCTGCGCCGCCGGGGTCTGACGGACGCGACCATCGACGCCTTCGAACTCGGCTATGCGCCGGACGGCTGGGACGGCCTGCTCAAGCACGCCCGCGTGAAGGGCATCACGGAAAAGCAGCTGCTCGACGCCGGCCTGCTGACCGAGAACCCCGAGAACGGCCGCGTGTACGACCGCTTCCGGGGCCGCGTGATGTTCCCGATCCGCGACCACCTGGGCCGGCTGGTGGGCTTCGGCGGGCGCGTGCTGGACGATTCCAAGCCCAAGTACCTGAACACCCCCGAGACCGAGGCCTTCCGCAAGGGCGAACTGCTGTACGGCCTGGAAAAGGCCCGCACGACCCTGAAGGACGCGAATGCCGAGCTGATCGTGGTGGAAGGCTACATGGACGTCATCACCATGCACCAGCACGGCTTCACGGGCGCGGTCGCCAGCTTAGGTACCGCCCTGACGGCCGAGCACGCCCTGCTGCTCGAACGCCTGGGGGCCCGCCACGTCACCCTGCTGTTCGACCAGGACGAGGCCGGGCTCAAGGCCACGCTGTCCGGACTGGATCAGGTGGTCGGCTCGAAGTTCCGCGTGCGGGCCACGTCGGTGCCCAGCGGCAAGGATCCGGCCGACGCGCTGCTGGCCGGCGACGACCAGGCCCTGCGCGACGCGCTGTCGGGCGGTCTGGATGAGGTGCACTACCGCGTGCAGGCCGCCATCGAGAAGCACGGCACCGGCACCACCGAGGGCAAGCGCCGCATCCTGATGGAACTGCTGCCGCGTATGCAGAACCTCGACCCCCTGGACGACATCGCGGAGGGGGTGCGCACCGCCGCGTGCGAGACCCTGGGCATCAAGCCCGAGGCGCTGCTGGAGTGGATCGGCTCCAAGGCCAAGCGCCGCCAGCTGACCGACACCCACCTGGCCGGCATGAGCACCGGGCGCGGTGAGGAAGACCGCGAGATGGCCCTGCTGCGGCAGCTGCTGGTCGATCCCACCCTGCACGCCAAGCTCGACGGCACCATGCCGTGGCGCAACGAATCGGTGCGCAAGGTCATGCTGGCCCTCCAGGGGGCCCACGGCTCCGACGACATCCTCGACCTGTTCCGGGGCCAGCCCGAGGAACAGCTCCTGATCCGCCTGATGTTCGAGGGCCGCGACTCCGGCACCATCTCCAGGCAGGGCACCGAACAGTTCGACCAGAAGCGTGGGGCCTACGCCGCCACCGCCGTGGACGACATCCAGGTCAGCATGTCGATCGACTCCATGCGGGCCGAGGTGAACCTCCTCAAGGGCCAGCTGGGCACGGTGCCGCCCGCCGAACAGCTCGGCATGCTCAAGCAGATCCAGGAACTCCAGCGGGCCATCGAGGCCGAGAAGCGGGGGCGGCGCGGGATCGCGTAG
- a CDS encoding type 1 glutamine amidotransferase domain-containing protein, whose protein sequence is MTKQQLQGKKIAILAAEGFEQVELTKPRQALTDAGATTEIVSLKPGEIQGLNHIDKGDMVKVDKTVDDVSASDYDGLLLPGGAVNPDTLRLSKPAMAFVKAMYDAGKPIAAICHAPWSLSETGLVDGLKMTSWPSLQHELKQGGAQWVDQEVVVDRGIVTSRNPDDIPAFNAKMIEEFAEGDHSSKR, encoded by the coding sequence ATGACCAAGCAGCAACTGCAGGGCAAGAAAATCGCCATCCTCGCCGCCGAGGGCTTCGAACAGGTCGAACTGACCAAGCCCCGCCAGGCGCTCACGGACGCCGGGGCCACCACCGAGATCGTCAGCCTGAAGCCCGGCGAGATCCAGGGCCTGAACCACATCGACAAGGGCGACATGGTCAAGGTCGACAAGACCGTGGACGACGTCAGCGCCAGCGACTACGACGGTCTGCTGCTCCCCGGCGGAGCCGTGAATCCCGACACGCTGCGCCTGAGCAAGCCCGCCATGGCCTTCGTGAAAGCCATGTACGACGCGGGCAAGCCGATTGCCGCCATCTGCCACGCGCCGTGGAGCCTGTCCGAGACCGGTCTCGTGGACGGTCTGAAGATGACGAGCTGGCCCAGCCTGCAGCACGAACTGAAGCAGGGCGGGGCCCAGTGGGTCGATCAGGAGGTCGTCGTGGACAGGGGCATCGTCACCAGCCGCAACCCCGACGACATCCCTGCCTTCAACGCCAAGATGATCGAGGAATTCGCGGAGGGCGACCACAGCAGCAAGCGCTGA
- a CDS encoding cupin domain-containing protein gives MTQNAQYKVSQHDTTHGQDGEHHLIRGQHGSMRLWHREEPAGEKPETMNEYETLGYVIAGRAELTVDGQTISLEPGDSYCVPMNVPHTYRITETLTAVEVTTPATEK, from the coding sequence ATGACACAGAACGCGCAGTACAAGGTCAGCCAGCACGACACCACGCACGGCCAGGACGGCGAGCACCATCTGATCCGGGGGCAGCACGGCAGCATGCGCCTGTGGCACCGCGAGGAACCCGCTGGCGAGAAGCCCGAGACCATGAACGAGTACGAGACCCTGGGCTACGTCATCGCGGGCCGCGCCGAGCTGACCGTGGACGGGCAGACGATCTCGCTGGAACCCGGCGACTCGTACTGTGTGCCCATGAACGTGCCCCACACGTACCGGATCACCGAGACCCTGACTGCCGTGGAAGTCACCACGCCAGCCACCGAGAAATAG
- a CDS encoding nuclear transport factor 2 family protein: MTITDDFMAALSTAESSGDVSPLLELHAENVTLQNLTDKEWSGQDGAREFWEAYLGNFDDIQSEFTESHEAAGMGVMEWVATGHMKGGRELSYRGVSIIEIGDGKVQAFRTYYDSAAFVGPVETK, encoded by the coding sequence ATGACGATCACGGATGACTTCATGGCGGCCCTGAGCACGGCGGAATCCTCGGGCGACGTGTCCCCCCTGCTGGAACTGCACGCCGAGAACGTGACCCTACAGAACCTGACCGACAAGGAATGGTCGGGCCAGGACGGCGCCCGCGAGTTCTGGGAGGCCTACCTGGGGAACTTCGACGACATCCAGTCCGAGTTCACCGAGAGCCACGAGGCAGCGGGCATGGGTGTCATGGAGTGGGTGGCGACCGGCCATATGAAGGGCGGGCGCGAGCTGTCGTACCGGGGCGTGAGCATCATCGAGATCGGGGACGGCAAGGTGCAGGCTTTCCGGACGTACTACGACAGTGCGGCGTTCGTGGGGCCGGTGGAAACGAAGTAA
- a CDS encoding nucleotidyltransferase — translation MDTIQLPPDFSEFLSLLNLHHVDYLLIGGYAVNLYGFVRTTGDLDIFIDLTPENLARLVDVYHDFGVSSVTADLFQPGKIIRMGVPPLRLEVLNQISGVTFAEAYAEREMVELGGVNVPVISLRLLRQNKAASGRAKDLGDLSELPEG, via the coding sequence ATGGATACGATCCAGCTACCACCCGACTTCAGCGAGTTCCTGAGCTTGTTGAACCTGCACCACGTTGATTACCTGCTGATCGGCGGGTACGCCGTCAACCTGTACGGCTTTGTCCGCACGACTGGCGACCTCGACATCTTCATTGACCTGACCCCTGAGAATCTGGCGCGGCTCGTTGACGTGTACCACGACTTTGGAGTGTCCAGCGTCACCGCCGACCTGTTCCAGCCGGGCAAGATCATCCGCATGGGCGTGCCTCCGCTGCGGCTGGAAGTGTTGAACCAGATCAGCGGGGTCACGTTCGCGGAAGCCTACGCCGAGCGGGAAATGGTGGAATTGGGCGGCGTGAATGTGCCTGTCATCAGCCTCCGGTTGCTGCGGCAGAACAAGGCGGCCAGTGGGCGGGCGAAGGATCTGGGGGATCTGAGCGAGCTTCCAGAGGGGTAA